Proteins co-encoded in one Ananas comosus cultivar F153 linkage group 15, ASM154086v1, whole genome shotgun sequence genomic window:
- the LOC109721727 gene encoding pentatricopeptide repeat-containing protein At2g16880-like: protein MAATPSPSPSPSPAPPSPEEAELVAAVSSALLAAQSPSSPPLNQVLSPFLPRLSLSPSLLPSIVSLAASSPSLSNPSPLLRFFRLLCLPSDPSSVSLPSLLHLLPTLLRLRRFSDARSLLLSFVPLDRRRLLHRHLLHPHSPPSRSLLDIAVSAYAALGLPHLAAQLFHSMRRRRLRPSLLTSNTLLAALARSPAAASSPAAPLAVYADMLALGVTPTIRTFNILAKVHCSRGRFADALALLPAMAGFGCSPDAVTFNTILDGYCRRGMLREARALLADMKARGVPPNRATYNTLVAAYSRLGWLKEATRALDLMTTSGFVPDVWTYNVFVAGLCREGRIEEAFRMKGEMEKLGTAPPDVVTYNTLLDACFEWRSSCDASKVLDEMCERGVRPNLVTHNIMVKGLCKEGKLDEAFDSLRKMEEEGVSPDLITYNTLISAYSKAGNVSKAFSLMDEMVGRGLKMDTFTLNVVLFNLCKEKRFDEACELLRSPPKRGFVPDEVSYGTVISAYFKDENPNEAMKLWEEMNERKIRPGISTYNSVISGLCKTGKTEEAIQKLNELMDGGLVPDETTYNTIIHGYCREGDLEKAFQFHNKMVENSFKPNVITCNILMNGLCNGGKVEKALKLFESWVSKGKKVDVITYNTIIKGLCKEGKIDDALRMFADMEEKGLHPDAFTYNVVLCALSEAGRSEEAQNMLTKLVETGKLPEKFVFPETERDQEGVKDTNAEVDSKDGISASYTERINELCSSGHFKEAKLVLEEMMQKGLPINSSAYITLMDGFIKRQKRMTKGPG from the coding sequence ATGGCGgccactccctctccctctccctctccctctcctgcgCCGCCATCGCCGGAGGAGGCGGAGCTCGTCGCCGCGGTGTCCTCGGCGCTGCTCGCGGCGCAATCCCCTTCGTCCCCGCCGCTGAACCAGGTGCTATCCCCCTTCCTCCcccgcctctccctctctccctccctcctccCTTCCATCGTCTCCCTCgccgcctcctccccctccctctccaaCCCCTCCCCGCTCCTCCGCTTCTTCCGCCTCCTCTGCCTCCCCTCCGACCCCTCCTCCGtctccctcccctccctcctccacctcctccccactctcctccgcctccgccgcttctCCGACGCccgctccctcctcctctccttcgTCCCCCTCGACCGCCGCCGTCTCCTCCACCGCCACCTCCTCCACCCCCATTCCCCTCCCTCCCGATCCCTCCTCGACATCGCGGTCTCCGCCTACGCCGCCCTCGGCCTCCCCCACCTCGCCGCCCAGCTCTTCCACTCCATGCGCCGTCGACGCCTCCGCCCCTCGCTCCTCACCTCCAACACCCTCCTCGCCGCCCTCGCCCGCTCCCCTGCCGCCGCATCCTCccccgccgccccgctcgccgTCTACGCCGACATGCTCGCTCTCGGCGTCACCCCCACCATCCGCACCTTCAACATCCTCGCCAAGGTCCACTGCTCCCGCGGCCGCTTCGCCgacgccctcgccctcctccccGCCATGGCCGGCTTCGGCTGCTCCCCCGACGCCGTCACCTTCAACACCATCCTCGACGGGTACTGCCGCCGCGGCATGCTACGCGAGGCCCGCGCCCTCCTCGCCGACATGAAGGCCCGCGGCGTCCCCCCCAATCGCGCCACCTACAACACCCTCGTCGCCGCCTACTCCCGCCTCGGGTGGCTGAAGGAGGCCACCAGGGCGCTCGACCTCATGACGACGTCGGGGTTCGTCCCCGACGTGTGGACCTACAACGTGTTCGTCGCGGGGCTCTGCCGCGAGGGCCGCATTGAGGAGGCCTTCCGCATGAAGGGCGAGATGGAGAAGCTCGGTACAGCGCCCCCCGACGTCGTCACCTACAACACGCTGCTGGATGCGTGCTTCGAGTGGCGGAGCAGCTGCGACGCGTCCAAGGTGCTCGACGAAATGTGTGAGAGAGGGGTTCGCCCCAACTTGGTCACCCACAACATCATGGTGAAAGGGCTCTGCAAGGAAGGGAAATTGGACGAAGCTTTTGATTCTCTGAGGAAGATGGAGGAGGAAGGGGTCTCCCCTGATCTCATCACCTACAATACTTTGATTAGTGCATACTCGAAAGCAGGGAATGTGAGCAAAGCTTTCAGCTTGATGGATGAGATGGTAGGGAGAGGTCTCAAGATGGATACTTTCACTCTCAATGTTGTGCTCTTCAACCTATGTAAGGAGAAAAGGTTTGATGAGGCTTGCGAGCTTCTAAGAAGCCCGCCGAAGAGAGGGTTTGTGCCTGATGAGGTTAGTTATGGGACAGTGATTTCCGCGTACTTCAAGGATGAGAACCCTAATGAGGCAATGAAGCTTTGGGAAGAAATGAACGAGAGGAAGATAAGGCCGGGGATTTCGACTTACAATTCGGTAATTAGTGGGCTTTGCAAAACGGGAAAGACAGAGGAGGCGATTCAGAAGTTGAATGAGCTTATGGATGGAGGGCTGGTGCCTGATGAGACCACGTATAATACTATTATTCATGGGTATTGTAGGGAAGGGGACTTGGAGAAAGCTTTCCAGTTTCATAACAAGATGGTGGAGAATTCCTTCAAGCCCAATGTTATTACCTGCAACATTCTCATGAATGGGCTTTGTAATGGTGGCAAGGTCGAAAAGGCGTTGAAGCTATTTGAGTCGTGGGTGTCAAAAGGGAAGAAGGTGGATGTTATAACCTACAATACTATCATCAAAGGATTATGCAAAGAGGGAAAGATTGATGATGCATTGCGTATGTTTGCTGATATGGAGGAGAAGGGATTACATCCTGATGCTTTTACTTATAATGTTGTCTTGTGTGCTCTCTCTGAGGCTGGAAGGTCAGAAGAAGCACAGAATATGCTAACAAAGTTGGTTGAAACTGGAAAATTACCTGAAAAGTTTGTCTTTCCGGAAACAGAAAGAGATCAAGAAGGGGTGAAAGATACAAATGCTGAGGTAGATTCAAAAGATGGCATCTCTGCTAGCTATACGGAGCGTATTAATGAGCTCTGCAGTAGCGGACACTTCAAAGAAGCTAAACTTGTTCTGGAAGAAATGATGCAGAAGGGTTTGCCTATCAATAGTTCTGCATACATTACTTTGATGGATGGGTTTATCAAGAGGCAGAAAAGGATGACAAAAGGACCTGGATAG
- the LOC109721728 gene encoding protein NPGR1 yields MLCTCSGEHFQFEDKPRSPESLATRDFSVSCLSSSRTGDRESKFDDNSEVDDVESALRETISLNYEEARALLGRLEYQRGNFNAALQVFEGIDIRGLRPRMIKAISERFRRKGRAKGGDLQSSLMSMHSVSLLLEAILLKSKSLEGLGRVKDAAVECKIILDIVESAWPHGVPNGIEDECKLIEMFHKALELLPNLWIQAGCLEEAVLAYRRALIRPWNLDFTKWASLQKDLAVILLYSGSEITLPAECRQVSGFITPSNNVEEAILLLLILMRKLAFQEISWDPDIMSHLTFALSLSGQFELLASHVEQLLPGTYSRAERWYILALCYSAAGMDEDALNILKKVVGHCQKEHKPHIPSLLLGAKLCCKVPLYALEGIKFATKAIDSVKNQEKHLVGVASHLLGACYGCCSKSSISDSERLKLRDNALKLLNNAAKIEKYDPEVIYSLGRESLMQRNLNAAVENATKYLDMVDGSSVIGWKLLALVISAQQNLKEAEAIVELAIDETEKAGQLNFFRLKALLQDAQGQSKSAIDTYRISLAIIQAQKELQIWHPKYEVEESRNLEMEIWLDLASIYTKLGSWADSKKCLEKAKSINSSFPKIWHITGLLLEAQSMHEEALAAFSVALSIQPNFVPSMVSMAEILRMLGGESLPIARSFLMNAIRLDPTNHEAWLNLGIISKMEGSLHQAADCFQAAYELRQSSPVHNFE; encoded by the exons ATGTTGTGCACTTGTAGTGGAGAGCATTTTCAATTTGAGGACAAACCCCGGTCGCCGGAGTCCCTCGCGACGAGGGACTTCTCTGTAAGTTGCCTCTCGTCGTCGAGGACTGGAGATCGGGAATCGAAGTTTGATGATAATAGCGAAGTAGACGATGTTGAATCTGCGCTAAGAGAAACCATATCATTGAATTATGAG GAAGCCAGGGCGTTATTGGGCCGGTTGGAGTATCAGCGGGGAAATTTTAACGCAGCATTGCAAGTGTTTGAGGGTATTGATATTCGAGGTTTGAGGCCTAGGATGATTAAAGCTATCTCAGAGAGATTTAGGCGTAAGGGTCGTGCCAAGGGGGGGGATTTGCAGTCGAGTTTAATGTCAATGCATTCGGTTAGTTTGCTTCTTGAAGCGATATTGCTTAAATCGAAGTCCTTGGAAGGGCTCGGTCGAGTGAAAG ATGCTGCAGTGGAGTGTAAAATTATTCTAGACATTGTTGAATCTGCATGGCCTCATGGTGTACCCAATGGCATTGAAGATGAGTGCAAACTGATAGAAATGTTCCACAAAGCTCTTGAATTACTTCCCAATCTATGGATACAGGCTGGTTGTCTTGAAGAAGCTGTTCTAGCTTATCGCAGAGCTCTTATTAGACCTTGGAATTTAGACTTTACAAAGTGGGCCAGCTTGCAAAAAGACTTAGctgttattttattatatagcgGCAGTGAAATAACTCTACCTGCAGAATGTCGGCAAGTTTCGGGATTTATAACTCCTTCCAATAACGTGGAGGAGGCAATTCTGCTGTTGCTTATACTCATGAGAAAGCTAGCGTTTCAAGAAATAAGTTGGGATCCTGATATCATGAGCCATCTAACTTTTGCACTTTCATTATCTGGACAATTTGAACTCTTGGCGAGTCATGTAGAACAGCTATTGCCAGGCACTTATAGTAGAGCTGAGAGATGGTATATACTTGCACTTTGTTATAGTGCTGCAGGTATGGATGAGGATGCATTAAACATTTTAAAGAAAGTTGTCGGACATTGTCAGAAAGAGCACAAACCTCATATTCCATCACTTCTTTTGGGAGCAAAGTTATGCTGCAAAGTTCCATTATACGCACTTGAAGGTATAAAATTTGCAACCAAAGCGATTGACTCCGTAAAGAATCAAGAAAAACATTTAGTTGGTGTTGCAAGTCACTTACTTGGGGCTTGTTATGGATGTTGTTCCAAATCTTCTATCTCTGATTCCGAAAGGCTAAAGTTACGAGATAATGCATTAAAGTTGCTAAACAATGCTGCTAAAATTGAAAAGTATGACCCTGAGGTAATATATAGCCTAGGAAGGGAGAGTTTAATGCAACGAAACCTTAATGCGGCAGTAGAAAATGCAACCAAATATCTGGATATGGTAGATGGAAGCTCCGTTATTGGCTGGAAGCTATTAGCTCTTGTTATATCAGCACAACAGAACTTAAAAGAAGCTGAAGCAATAGTCGAACTTGCAATAGATGAGACTGAAAAAGCAGGTCAGTTGAACTTTTTCCGACTAAAAGCACTTCTTCAGGATGCTCAAGGGCAATCTAAGAGTGCAATAGACACTTATAGGATTTCGCTTGCCATCATTCAAGCGCAAAAAGAGCTTCAGATATGGCACCCTAAGTATGAG GTTGAAGAGAGCAGAAACTTAGAGATGGAAATATGGCTGGACTTGGCATCTATTTACACTAAGCTTGGCTCATGGGCTGATTCAAAAAAGTGCTTAGAGAAAGCTAAGTCTATTAATTCTTCCTTCCCCAAGATATGGCACATTACAG GCTTGCTATTGGAAGCACAATCAATGCATGAAGAGGCACTCGCTGCTTTCTCAGTCGCACTCTCAATCCAACCGAACTTTGTGCCGAGCATGGTTTCCATGGCGGAAATTCTAAGGATGCTTGGAGGTGAATCCCTGCCGATTGCGAGAAGTTTCTTGATGAACGCCATTCGTCTGGACCCCACAAATCATGAGGCATGGTTGAATCTCGGCATCATCTCAAAAATGGAAGGATCGCTGCATCAAGCTGCAGATTGTTTCCAGGCAGCATACGAGCTCAGGCAATCATCCCCGGTGCACAATTTTGAGTGA